ttatatcataaaactCATTATTACTAATAGATGTACACACAAAACCAGTCTCTAATATCACGtatatttaccattttaattttaatttgtttttatgtaTGATTTAAATTATTAGGCATATATTAGCCTTCgaacaaaatacaattaaaggttttcaattatatattcaaaactCACAAACCAAAATCATCATAAATAATAAGTGACGGATTTGTATAATTATAATCAATCCGTATATCGTATGGGCATTAAGACTAGTTGATTACTAAAATGCCACATTTAATTTAGTTCATTGATCAAATGAGTTGATGATTGTGATTAATATAAAAAGGTtcctaaaaatttttgttttttgaggttttcaaaatatatttttaatatatatataatgttttttgaaCATAGATGTAAAGCAAAagttagtcatataaaatatgacaaactTTTGAGTAGACATCTATGATAAATTGAGTATCAATTAAACGGTTATGGATTCAACCCATTAAACTAACATGATAGTGTCGTATCAACAATAAACGTATTTACAATAATTGAAGTCGCGTAACGCGCTGCCCTGAACTTCCTAGTTATTATGATTAGGCTTGTGCTCATAATAGTGCAAATGGACCGTCTTGGACCAAGAGGACGCATGACACTTTTGGCAGCGAGAGTCCTTAAGGGTGCATTCGGGGAAAACTTCTTGGTGAAAAAGTTGGAGGACGCTGAGATGTGGGGTAGGCAATAACTTTTTAtctgtttattttatttcattttatttgtggtgtgtctatatatatgtgtgtgtgcgtgCGGGTGCGCGTGCACACGTGTGTGTATTTGTGTgagagataaattataaattaatcgATGATGTGACGAAAAAGTTCTAAGAAATTTCTTTCATAGATAGGGAGTCTTGAAAGAGTCCTAGGTCCTGAACTAGCAGGCAAGAAGCTTCAAAGAAAGGTAAGGTTCCTTGTTGGCTAATAGATAgagatttgtttttattataattggTATATAGTTATTTCtcatacgagtatatatacAACTCCCATTTATattagataatttttttaaattcatgGCTAATTTGTACATTATTACAAAACCATCCTGAAAAAAATACTCGAGTTATTGATGGAAATATAAGAAGTATAAGATAAGAAGTGTGTCTTAATTGCATTTAGCTATATTAATCTTAGTTTAAGATACAAGTACTCATGCATGGTTCTATTGGAGagatatagtcatatagatacGTTGTGCcaatattcaaaatattattCGTTTAATTAATTTGGATGTTTCACTTTTTCAGTAGTACACTGATCAAGGTAAGACAAATtcttaatataaaagtaaaatcaacaaaattgataaaagataaaatgGAAAATTTGTCGTTATAATCCGGTTTACTATACTGTTTAAAGGTTGAATTAGTCTTTTAATGAGAGATAAATTTGCTTTGCATCACATGCAATCCACTTTCTCATACAAAACTAACATTACAAGAAAAGCACAAAAGCCCCACTTcacactactactactactttaGTCGGCCTCCTTAATTCTTttaaatcacatatatatatcaccaCTAGTTTGCCAATGCAATATTCACACCAACTTCCAAGACCAAATAGCTAATTTCATGAAGAACAACAGAACCATATAACCATCTTTTGAACCCTAGTTTCATAAACCTTAAGAAAAATAAACTAGTGAACTACTAACCATGAGGGCTGGAGGCTATACCATCCAACACACCCTAACACCCGAAGCCGCAACCGTTGTGAAACAAGCTCTAGTTCTTGCTAGACGTCGTGGCCATGCTCAGGTTACACCTTTGCATGTTGCCAGTGCGATGTTGACATCGCCAACAAGCCTTCTGAGGAAGGCTTGTTTGCAACCAAACTCTCACCCTCTTCAATGCAATGCTCTTGAGCTTTGCTTCAACGTGGCCCTAAACCGACTTCCTACCATGCAATCAAGCCCTATCATGTTAAACCCTAATCACTCTCACCACCCTTCTCTCTCCAACGCCTTGGTGGCGGCTTTCAAACGTGCACAAGCCCATCAACGCCGTGGTTCAATTGAAAACCAACAACAACCCATTTTAGCTCTTAAGGTGGAGATAGAACAACTCATCATATCCATCTTGGATGATCCTAGTGTGAGTAGAGTCATGCGAGAAGCTGGTTTCTCTAGCACACAAGTCAAAAACAACATCGAACAAATGGAGATATCCGTCTCTTCACCAAACCCTCTTAGTTTCTCTcaatcaaaagaaaacataaagccCAAAGCTTTAGCCAAAGTCCAAAATGAAGATGTGATGAGTGTCATAGAAATGATGATGaataggaaaagaaagaatattGTTGTTGTAAGGGAATGTTTAGCTAGTGCTGATGCAATAGTTAGAGGAGTCATAGACAAATTCGAAACCGAAAACAACATAAATCTAAGGTTCATGCAATTTGTAAGCCTTCCTTTGCACTCACTTCATCATCTTTCAAGGGAAGATGTTGAAGACAAAGTTAGAGAACTCAAGTGCCTAGTAAAAAGCTTTGTGGGTAGAGGAGTAATCTTATATCTAGGTGATCTTAAATGGGTTTCGGATTATTGGTTGAACCATAACCAAAGAAAGCTTAACAGAAGCTACTACTACTCTCCAATGGAGCATATGATCTTGGAGCTTAGTGGACTCATGTTTGGTGTTGATAGTGGAAAGTTGTGGTTGATGGGGATTGCTAATTCTCAAACATACACAAGGTGCAAAATTGGTCACCCTTCACTTGAAACTCTATGGGATCTTTGTCCTCTTACACTTCCTGTTGCTAGCTTGGACCTCACCCTTAATCTTGAAAGGTATAGTAGTTAATTAAAGCCTTCaacttttttgtattttaagctACTTTTTACCTAattaaagattatatatatcttttcataTTTAGAAATCTGATCTTTgttggtttgatttttttttatagtagtAAGGATTCAgtaaatgatcaaatgaaaCTGCTCACATGTTGTGGAGAGTGTTCGGTTAACTTTTCAAGAGAGGCTCGAACCATAATGAGCTTTGGACGTCCCAACGAGTCCGTTGCTACTACCGGATCGAATTTGCCTTCATGGCTCCAACAATACAAAGAAGAGAACTCAAGACAAACTACCAATGATCAGGTTATAAGTCTCATGCATGTACattgtatagtatatatatgtgtgtgtatatatatatatatatacatgcttaaaattaaaaaaaaaactactagcATATACCTAAAACAATATGTGAATTGTTTCAGGAAAGTGAAAAAGTTGGAAATCTTTGCAAGAAATGGAACTCCATTTGTAGTTCACTTCACAAACAACAGCCAATGTCTTCTTCACCAAGTTTACACCAACTTACCTGGCCCGTAATATTCGAATCCAACACATCACCCAAAGAACATAAGTTTTTCATGAGTGGTGACAATGGTGAATGTTTTGACGAGGCGAATCCAAAAACAACCATGCCTGAGCTTCTATCGAATCCGAATTCTAGTCCAAACTCGGCTTCTTGTAGTGAAGCTAGTGATcaagatgatgatcatgaataCTACATGCACAAATTCAAAGAAGTGAACTCTGAGAATGAAAAGATTTTGAGTAATGTTTTGGAGAGAGTTGCACCATGGCAAAGAGAGATCATTCCAGAAATAGTAAGCACAATCCTTCAATGCCGGTCTGGTTCATCAATCGAAAGAATAGGGAAAGAAGAAACATGGTTATCTTTCTTGGGTGCTGATAATCacggaaaagaaaaaatagcAAGAGAGTTAGCCAAAGTTATATTTGGATCAAGAAACAATTTTGTCCATATCGGGTTAAGCAGGTTTTCAGAAGCACGGGCTGATTCTACAGATGACGATCAAGAATTTGTTAGTAACAAACGGGCGAGAGATGAACATGGGCAAAGCTATCTTGATAGGTTTGCTGAATCGGTTCAAGAAAATGCAAACCGAGTATTTTTCATGGAAGACGTTGAGCAAGTTGATTATCATTCCCAAATGGGAATCAAGAAAGCGATCAAGAATGGAAGGATCACACTAAATAATGGTGAAAGTGTTCTTTTAGATGATGCTATTGTGATTTTTAGCTGCGAAAGTTTTAGTTCTATTTCACGAGGTTGTTCTCCTAGCGTAAGGCGAATGTATAATGACAATGAAGCACAAGAAACCATTGAGGATTATGCAAAAGAGTCTATGATCAGTTTGGATTTGAATGTTGCGACCGAAGATCAAAATAGATCAAATGACAATGAATCGGTGTCTGATATCGGGGTTCTTGATTCAGTTGATAAGCAAGTGATTTTCAAACTCCAAATGTTGTAATATGTTTAATTAACTTCTGTTTGTAAATTAGGGGTGTAGTTTGGAATAGGGTCTTAGAAATGTGAGTTTGATATATTAGATGTATACCAACAACTGTATTTTGATcaagtttgtttaatttgttttaattaatagACTTGGTAATATTTGTGTTCATGTAGAACTTAATCATAAGCAGTATGCAGAAATCAACAAGAAGATTTTACTTAAGAAACacaaatctaatatatatatatatatatatgttctgcatatagagttaattaattaaccaaataaGTGTTTGAAGATCATTTTTGTTTCAACATTTCTTTTGAAGCATAAAGAATATACACTAACATTTCCATTTGTAGATATAAGTCCTCCCTTCACAGTTTCTAATTTAGGACTTTCCTATGTAATCTAGTGGTACCATATAGGAAACTTGAACAAACCACCAATTAAGGTACAAAAAAATGTGGTCATATTCCAGCACTATTCCAAACAAAGTGAAGCCACGTCCCAACACCCAAAATTAAGATGACTTTTCCTAACagaattaattaatatgtttttgATAATGTTACATGCATGAttcattagtatatatattataggttttaggttaaataaaacaaaaattgaggtaaaacaaataaaacaatgagtttctcttcactgaaaatcaccgtgtaTCATAAAAATCACCggacatcaattgcttcgtgaattttcgtgcatcaaaTTAATCAAGATCCAAAGGTCAAAATCTTATCCTAATTAttatactttaatacttattttacaatatccAATTTCATATTATATAACCAATTAACCACCATTATTTGGATACCAAAGTCTTAAGTTTATAGTACAtagtacatatattatatttttaaatcctGCTACATATATATCTAGCTATCTTAGTAAAAATCCAAAAGTATATCTGAATTTACTACCTTGATGAAAAGATACATATAAGATTGGTTATAACATAGAAGATTAATTAACAAACAATAAAGAGAATGTTGGGATACATAATGCTTGACAAATACATGTTCCAAAACTTACAAATTATGCAACGAAAGCAActttgataaagaaaaaaaaaagagaaaagagtaAGTAAAACAAAATGCAAAAGAAGCACATTTTATTCTTTGAAATACGTGTTTATATTCATGGTGTTTTTGGAGGGAAATCTCACATAGTTCACATTTTAAATATTGGTCATTTGACTTATGATCATAGCCATATATCATGTTTTAAAAAACGTAACTATTTGGGGGGCTAGTGATATAGGTAATCTTgatcaatcatatatatacaatcgCACTTATACACATTAactattagttatatataaactgAAACCAAATAACACCACTAAACTCCCACTAtaacatattaataatatcgaTTAAGATGCCACTTAGAATTAAAACCAAGTTTATTAATCAGgataatattaattaactaCTCCAATCACTTAGGAATTAGGAAGTCACTTTCTGCACAATGGACTATGTCTTCATATTCATGCCATCTCCAATCACAATTTTTGCATTTTAATTAGTGAGAGTCTAACCTGTTCTATAATTCTTAGTATCATGTTTTTGGCCAATCAAATTAACAGAATCTATATACTTGAAGTATTATCTCTATTCCACATAAGTAAAAAAGCAACCTCTATTACTATTCTAAGTGAGGTTGTAGCAAAGCCACTTACATATAAAAGATGTGACAAGATATATATAAGAAGgaaaaactatattatttttcacaaaacaaaGTTTCAATGGATAAATTTGCATGTTGTGAAATAGTGAAGTAaggccttttttttttcttttgcaatTTACCAGTAAAAAAGTCATGAAAAAACTAGTGGTAGTCAATGTCATCAACCTTATCAAGACACACTAAAGAGAAAGTATGAACTATGGGGTGCAACATTTTTGACAAGATGGTATAGAGAAAAATTGTGTGATGGGATCGGAGGCAAATTTAATGATACGAGTCTCCTATAAATAAACAAGTTTCAATCTATAATGACCTTTTTCCTCCTTTATGCTTTCTTTTACAGTCACAAAATCATATGCTAAAAGACTTTTAACATATCTCTTTTTGGTTCATAAGATGTGTTCTCACAACTTTAGATCATTGGTTATTCTCCCTAATATTGGTTTACCATatgtgaaaccacaaatgacaTGATAGCAAGCTACAATGGAAAGGTTGATGACCCGGTGATAGTACTAGAAATGTCACTTCATATGTTTTAGTAATTCTAATGTACGTGTCTAAGTGCAATTCATCCTATAATCTTTACAACGTCACGACAAAAGTATATAATTAGAGGTGTTAATTTTGACTAATTACatacaaatgaataggtttgaTTGACTTTTATGCCTAACTGGTCAAATGGGTTATGCTAACATATTCAAGTAAGAAGGATCGGGTCGGCCAACCCGACCAACTTCGACCCGCACTATATTTTACCTGTTTTGACCCGTATATGTTACCCAAACCGCCCATTTTGCAATCCTCAATACAAACATGCTACTATCATTTGGTATAACTATTAAATGATAAGTTTATACCTTGAATTTTGTATCTTATTACATTATAGAAATATGTGTTAGTTTGATTACTTACCAAGGGATAAGAAAATAAGGTTAGCCTTTTAATGCCTCAGGTACATGTTTGTTTATCATAGAAATATACTCTTGGGAAAAAGATAAATGTGATTAGAATTGTAATCTTTCTTAAAAGCAATGACTAATGAGATAACCTCAATGGCTAGAAGGTTCTGTTGTCCCATAACAtgaatatattcatatatactaATACACAAGAGATAAActcataatattatatatgtatagccATCATTACTGACagaaaaaaagataatgaaaaacaaacaaaagagaGGGAAAGAAGAAAAGCAAAAACACAGCTCCTTTTAAGGGTGGTTTAATGCTTTAAAGTATTCCCTTTTAAATCCCATTTCAGCTTTCCTCTTTTATTGCAATATACCATCTAAAAATACAAGCTTCTAAATCACAAAATCTATAGTATTATATGGTTATTGAGAGAATATTCATGACCCCACATTCACATATCTTTAGCAGCTACTGCATTGTTTTTAAAATCAAACTAGCAAtagttgtgttatatattgCAGCAAGTTATGCACACTGATGTTTGTTACAGAGACAGGGGCATTTGG
The Erigeron canadensis isolate Cc75 chromosome 2, C_canadensis_v1, whole genome shotgun sequence DNA segment above includes these coding regions:
- the LOC122589088 gene encoding protein SMAX1-LIKE 3-like; protein product: MRAGGYTIQHTLTPEAATVVKQALVLARRRGHAQVTPLHVASAMLTSPTSLLRKACLQPNSHPLQCNALELCFNVALNRLPTMQSSPIMLNPNHSHHPSLSNALVAAFKRAQAHQRRGSIENQQQPILALKVEIEQLIISILDDPSVSRVMREAGFSSTQVKNNIEQMEISVSSPNPLSFSQSKENIKPKALAKVQNEDVMSVIEMMMNRKRKNIVVVRECLASADAIVRGVIDKFETENNINLRFMQFVSLPLHSLHHLSREDVEDKVRELKCLVKSFVGRGVILYLGDLKWVSDYWLNHNQRKLNRSYYYSPMEHMILELSGLMFGVDSGKLWLMGIANSQTYTRCKIGHPSLETLWDLCPLTLPVASLDLTLNLESSKDSVNDQMKLLTCCGECSVNFSREARTIMSFGRPNESVATTGSNLPSWLQQYKEENSRQTTNDQESEKVGNLCKKWNSICSSLHKQQPMSSSPSLHQLTWPVIFESNTSPKEHKFFMSGDNGECFDEANPKTTMPELLSNPNSSPNSASCSEASDQDDDHEYYMHKFKEVNSENEKILSNVLERVAPWQREIIPEIVSTILQCRSGSSIERIGKEETWLSFLGADNHGKEKIARELAKVIFGSRNNFVHIGLSRFSEARADSTDDDQEFVSNKRARDEHGQSYLDRFAESVQENANRVFFMEDVEQVDYHSQMGIKKAIKNGRITLNNGESVLLDDAIVIFSCESFSSISRGCSPSVRRMYNDNEAQETIEDYAKESMISLDLNVATEDQNRSNDNESVSDIGVLDSVDKQVIFKLQML